The Triticum dicoccoides isolate Atlit2015 ecotype Zavitan chromosome 6A, WEW_v2.0, whole genome shotgun sequence genome has a window encoding:
- the LOC119314749 gene encoding cytochrome P450 714C2-like, protein MELAAALHGAVLATATLALATFVYFLHAAWLSPSATRRRLRSVGFGGPAPTFPLGNLPEIAASLAESNGTLPAGAGVTSDIHGAVFPYFARWRAAFGKVFVYWLGAEPFLYVADPEFLKSATAGAMGRLWGKPDVFRRDRMPMFGRGLVMAEGDDWARHRHIIAPAFSATNLNDMIGIMEETTAKMLGDWSQAVAAAGRSAGAVVDVERGVVRNAAEIIARASFGIGDEGGAKVFEKLQAMQTMLFRSNRLVGVPLARLLHLRKTYDAWKLGREIDALLLDIIDSRRRRQHDAGGQEKKNKDLLSLLLAGNDEAGEAAGKKRLMTSRELVDECKTFFFGGHETTALAVSWTLLMLAAHPEWQRALRDELREVTADGPLDAAALSKLTKMGWVLSEVLRLYPPSPNVQRQALQDVAVDGAGTTIPRGTNMWVDVVAMHHDEALWGPDANEFRPERFAAGAQGGCRHRMGYLPFGFGGRICVGRNLTGMEYRVVVAMVLRRFELAVAPEYRHAPRVMLSLRPSDGVQLLLTPLHQHTK, encoded by the exons atggagctcgcggcggctcTGCACGGCGCCGTGCTGGCCACGGCCACGCTGGCCCTCGCCACCTTCGTCTACTTCCTCCACGCGGCGTGGCTGTCGCCGTCGGCCACGCGACGCCGCCTCCGCTCGGTCGGCTTCGGCGGCCCGGCGCCGACGTTCCCGCTCGGCAACCTCCCCGAGATCGCGGCCTCGCTGGCTGAGAGCAACGGCACGTTACCGGCGGGGGCGGGGGTGACCAGCGACATCCACGGCGCCGTCTTCCCCTACTTCGCGCGGTGGCGCGCAGCGTTCGGCAAGGTGTTCGTGTACTGGCTGGGCGCGGAGCCGTTCCTGTACGTGGCCGACCCGGAGTTCCTCAAGTCCGCCACCGCCGGCGCCATGGGCCGGCTCTGGGGCAAGCCCGACGTGTTCCGCCGCGACCGCATGCCCATGTTCGGCCGTGGTCTCGTCATGGCCGAGGGCGACGACTGGGCCCGCCACCGCCACATCATCGCGCCCGCCTTCTCCGCCACCAACCTCAAC GACATGATCGGCATCATGGAGGAGACGACGGCGAAGATGCTGGGGGACTGGAgccaggcggtggcggcggctggccGGAGCGCGGGGGCAGTCGTAGATGTGGAGCGGGGCGTGGTGAGGAACGCGGCGGAGATCATCGCCAGAGCCAGCTTCGGCATCGGCGACGAGGGCGGTGCGAAGGTGTTCGAGAAGCTGCAGGCCATGCAGACGATGCTGTTCCGCTCCAACCGCCTCGTCGGCGTGCCGCTGGCCAGGCTGCTCCACCTCCGCAAGACCTACGACGCGTGGAAGCTCGGCCGCGAGATCGACGCGCTGCTGCTCGACATCATcgactctcgccgccgccgccaacacgACGCCGGCGGTcaggagaagaagaacaaggacCTGCTCTCGCTGCTGCTGGCCGGGAACGACGAGGCGGGGGAAGCAGCTGGGAAGAAGAGGCTGATGACGAGCCGGGAGCTGGTGGACGAGTGCAAGACCTTCTTCTTCGGCGGGCACGAGACGACGGCGCTGGCGGTCTCCTGGACGCTGCTCATGCTCGCCGCGCACCCGGAGTGGCAGCGCGCGCTCCGTGACGAGCTCCGCGAGGTCACCGCCGACGGCCCCCTCGACGCCGCCGCGCTCTCCAAGCTCACCAAAATGGGGTGGGTCCTCAGCGAGGTGCTCCGCCTCTACCCGCCGTCCCCCAACGTGCAGCGGCAGGCCCTGCAGGACGTCGCCGTCGACGGCGCCGGCACGACCATCCCGCGGGGCACCAACATGTGGGTGGACGTGGTGGCCATGCACCACGACGAGGCGCTGTGGGGCCCCGACGCGAACGAGTTCCGGCCGGAGCGGTTCGCGGCGGGCGCGCAGGGCGGTTGCCGGCACCGCATGGGGTACCTGCCGTTCGGGTTCGGCGGCCGGATCTGCGTGGGAAGGAACCTGACGGGGATGGAGTACCGGGTGGTGGTGGCCATGGTGCTGCGGCGGTTTGAGCTGGCCGTGGCGCCTGAGTACCGGCACGCGCCGCGTGTCATGCTCTCGCTCCGGCCGTCCGACGGCGTCCAGCTCCTCCTCACGCCGCTGCACCAACACACCAAATAG